The Synechococcus sp. UW69 DNA segment TTCAGCGGCAGAGGCAAACAGACGTTGCGTCAGGAGATCGGGCGCCACGCGCAAAGGCCGGTCCAGCACTTCCACATCAACGCCAATCGGACCGGGCCCCAACACCCCGATGGTGAGTGACCTGGTGTTGGAAATGCTGTGGTGCAAGGGGTGATCACGCACCTGGGGCTTTCCGTAGATCGTGCGGCCGATGTCATCCACAGCAACGACGTGTCCTGCATCGGCGAACAGCCGGCAGGTGAGTGTGTCACTCAACGCCCGCTGCACGGCTCGCGTCGAGGGCTGGGGCAGACGCGCCACCAAGACCCGCCGTTGCGTGCCGGGAATGGGCCACCAGGACCACTCGGTTTCCAAAACTCAATCCTGCTCAACCGATAGGGGCACCGGCGGGAGGGGCGGTAGATCAGGTGGCGGCGGCGCCTCCTGAAGGAGAT contains these protein-coding regions:
- a CDS encoding 4'-phosphopantetheinyl transferase superfamily protein, whose protein sequence is METEWSWWPIPGTQRRVLVARLPQPSTRAVQRALSDTLTCRLFADAGHVVAVDDIGRTIYGKPQVRDHPLHHSISNTRSLTIGVLGPGPIGVDVEVLDRPLRVAPDLLTQRLFASAAEATDCLEHWTLIQAWTAKEAVLKAAGLGLAGGLANVRIAPDGAAARLHGLRYSLSLLKQEGFSVAVAECIRG